From a region of the Sulfitobacter noctilucicola genome:
- a CDS encoding GTA head formation protein, RCAP_rcc01685 family: MSDPSVYERFDCAPGLKLQAHERVTAIHHENITRRMDRLEEMMERMERRLWLTVYGVVAVILSQAVQGFLVVTP; the protein is encoded by the coding sequence ATGAGTGATCCATCCGTATACGAGCGATTTGATTGCGCCCCTGGACTAAAGTTGCAGGCCCACGAGCGGGTGACGGCGATCCACCATGAAAACATCACCAGACGGATGGACCGTCTGGAAGAGATGATGGAGCGGATGGAACGTCGGCTTTGGCTCACGGTTTATGGGGTGGTTGCGGTGATCCTGTCGCAGGCGGTTCAGGGTTTTCTGGTGGTCACGCCTTAG
- a CDS encoding GNAT family N-acetyltransferase encodes MSRTIPTINTQRLTLRAMRSEDFARFAEIWATPEVVSQITGKPRSKALSWDSFLRNAGHWQISGFGQWAIQPRDMAQMAGQTGFFFGSRDLGSDFDTYPEAGWVLAPEAQGRGLGLEAVQAAHDWFDRVIAGRTVCIITPENINSLRIAATLGYEELREVEMGGDVVRLMTRKGPPV; translated from the coding sequence ATGTCGCGTACGATTCCCACTATCAATACCCAGCGCCTCACGTTGAGGGCAATGCGATCTGAAGATTTTGCACGTTTTGCAGAGATCTGGGCGACGCCCGAAGTTGTTTCGCAGATCACCGGTAAGCCGCGCAGCAAGGCGTTGTCATGGGATTCGTTCCTACGCAATGCAGGCCATTGGCAGATAAGTGGTTTCGGCCAGTGGGCAATTCAGCCGCGCGACATGGCTCAGATGGCCGGACAGACCGGTTTCTTTTTTGGGTCGAGGGATTTGGGGTCAGATTTCGATACATACCCGGAGGCGGGTTGGGTTCTTGCCCCTGAAGCACAGGGGAGGGGGCTGGGGCTCGAGGCTGTGCAAGCGGCACATGATTGGTTCGATCGTGTTATTGCAGGTCGAACGGTTTGCATCATAACGCCTGAGAACATCAATTCGCTGCGGATCGCTGCAACCTTGGGGTATGAGGAATTGCGCGAAGTCGAGATGGGTGGCGATGTTGTGCGTTTAATGACGCGCAAAGGGCCGCCAGTCTAA
- a CDS encoding acyl carrier protein → MSDVADRVKKIVVEHLGVEEDKVTENASFIDDLGADSLDTVELVMAFEEEFGIEIPDDAAENIQTFGDAVKFIKEAS, encoded by the coding sequence ATGAGCGACGTCGCAGACCGCGTTAAAAAGATCGTTGTTGAGCACTTGGGTGTGGAAGAGGACAAAGTTACCGAGAATGCGTCGTTCATCGACGATCTGGGTGCTGACAGCCTCGACACAGTTGAGCTGGTAATGGCGTTCGAAGAAGAGTTTGGCATCGAAATTCCAGACGATGCAGCCGAGAACATCCAGACATTCGGCGATGCGGTGAAGTTCATCAAAGAAGCTTCCTGA
- a CDS encoding phage major capsid protein, with amino-acid sequence MSNTETGSLSPAEEVRVAVTGFVTDFKGFQAEIETKLQQTEERMTMLDRKMNLPARTPLGGATDASAPHQKAFNKYLRNGDDDGLRGLELEGKSLSTAVNSDGGYLVDPQTSATVQSVLNSTASIRAIASVVQVEATSYDVLVDHTDVGAGWATESGSVAETDTPQIDRITIGLHELSALPKASQRLLDDSAFDIESWLAGRIADKFARAEASAFVNGDGIDKPKGFLTHPAVDNDVWTWGNLGYVPTEVDGEVTPDAIVELVYSLGAQYRANGAFVMNSKTAGRVRKLTDADGRFLWSDGLAAGEPAMLMGYPVLVAEDMPDASSDSFSIAFGDFRAGYTVAERPDLRILRDPFSAKPHVLFYATKRVGGDVSDFAAIKLLKFGVA; translated from the coding sequence ATGAGCAATACGGAAACGGGGAGTCTTTCCCCGGCTGAGGAAGTGCGCGTGGCGGTGACGGGATTTGTCACTGACTTCAAAGGCTTTCAGGCTGAAATTGAGACAAAACTTCAACAAACAGAAGAGCGGATGACCATGCTGGATCGAAAAATGAATTTGCCTGCGCGTACACCACTGGGTGGAGCCACTGATGCGAGTGCCCCCCATCAAAAGGCGTTTAATAAGTACCTGCGCAATGGCGATGATGATGGCCTGCGCGGTCTGGAGCTGGAGGGCAAATCACTGTCCACTGCTGTGAATTCCGATGGCGGCTATCTGGTTGATCCACAAACGAGTGCCACGGTGCAGTCGGTGCTGAATTCGACTGCTTCGATCCGAGCGATTGCGAGCGTTGTGCAGGTTGAGGCCACGTCCTACGACGTGCTGGTGGATCACACCGATGTCGGTGCTGGCTGGGCCACAGAGAGTGGTTCAGTCGCTGAGACGGATACGCCGCAGATCGACCGCATCACTATTGGTCTGCACGAATTGAGCGCGCTGCCCAAAGCCTCTCAGCGTCTGCTGGATGACAGTGCATTTGACATTGAGAGCTGGCTTGCGGGGCGCATAGCCGACAAATTTGCGCGGGCCGAAGCATCCGCATTTGTGAACGGTGATGGGATCGACAAGCCCAAGGGCTTTCTGACCCATCCGGCGGTCGACAATGACGTCTGGACCTGGGGCAATCTTGGGTATGTGCCGACGGAAGTTGATGGCGAAGTGACGCCGGATGCGATTGTCGAGTTGGTTTATTCGCTGGGTGCGCAGTACCGCGCCAATGGTGCGTTCGTCATGAACTCTAAAACAGCGGGCCGCGTGCGCAAGCTGACCGATGCGGACGGGCGTTTCCTGTGGTCGGACGGTCTGGCGGCGGGCGAACCTGCGATGCTGATGGGCTATCCGGTGCTTGTCGCCGAGGACATGCCGGATGCGAGTAGTGACAGTTTCTCCATCGCGTTTGGTGATTTCCGCGCCGGTTATACGGTGGCTGAACGCCCCGACCTGCGTATCCTGCGCGATCCGTTTAGCGCCAAGCCTCATGTGTTGTTCTATGCGACCAAGCGTGTGGGCGGCGATGTGTCTGATTTTGCGGCCA
- the fabF gene encoding beta-ketoacyl-ACP synthase II — MRRVVVTGLGLVTPLADGVEESWSRILDGKSGAGPITGFDPSALVTQYACEVPLGDGSDGTFDASKYMEPKEQRKVDTFILFGMAAAQQAVEDAGWMPEDTESLERTGVLIGSGIGGLNSIANTAIMMKEKGPRRVSPFFVPGALINLISGQVSIRYGFKGPNHSVVTACSTGAHAIGDASRLIQHGDADVMIAGGAEAAICEIGIAGFNACKALSTKRGDDPQKASRPYDADRDGFVMGEGAGIVVLEEYEHAKARGAKIYAEVIGYGLSGDAYHITAPSENGEGGERSMRNALRNAGKEPKDIDYINAHGTSTMADTIELGAVERMMGEDAGKVTMSSTKSATGHLLGAAGAIEAIFSILAIRDQVAPPTINLDNPAVETSIDLAPNKAVKREINVALSNSFGFGGTNASVLFGKV, encoded by the coding sequence ATGCGCAGAGTGGTAGTGACAGGTTTGGGTTTGGTGACACCTTTGGCCGATGGGGTCGAGGAAAGCTGGAGCCGTATCCTTGACGGAAAATCCGGAGCCGGACCAATTACCGGTTTTGATCCCTCTGCATTGGTAACACAGTATGCCTGTGAAGTGCCGCTTGGCGACGGCAGCGATGGCACGTTCGATGCGTCCAAATATATGGAGCCGAAAGAGCAGCGTAAGGTGGATACCTTCATTCTGTTCGGCATGGCCGCGGCACAGCAGGCTGTTGAGGATGCAGGCTGGATGCCCGAGGACACAGAGAGCCTTGAGCGGACAGGTGTTCTGATCGGCTCCGGTATCGGCGGATTGAATTCGATTGCCAACACAGCAATCATGATGAAAGAAAAGGGCCCGCGTCGGGTGAGCCCGTTCTTTGTACCCGGTGCGTTGATCAATCTGATCTCCGGTCAGGTATCGATCCGTTACGGGTTTAAAGGGCCGAACCACTCGGTGGTGACTGCGTGCTCCACCGGCGCTCATGCGATTGGCGATGCCTCACGTCTGATCCAGCACGGCGACGCGGATGTGATGATCGCAGGTGGTGCGGAAGCGGCAATTTGCGAGATCGGGATTGCGGGTTTCAACGCGTGTAAGGCGCTGAGCACGAAGCGCGGCGATGATCCACAAAAGGCGTCACGCCCCTACGACGCGGACCGTGACGGTTTTGTCATGGGTGAGGGTGCCGGGATTGTTGTGCTTGAAGAATATGAGCACGCCAAGGCGCGTGGTGCCAAAATTTATGCCGAAGTGATTGGTTATGGCCTGTCTGGCGATGCCTACCACATCACGGCTCCATCAGAGAATGGTGAGGGCGGTGAACGGTCTATGCGCAACGCGCTGCGCAATGCTGGCAAAGAGCCGAAAGATATCGATTATATCAACGCGCACGGCACATCGACGATGGCCGATACGATTGAGCTGGGTGCCGTAGAGCGGATGATGGGTGAGGATGCTGGTAAAGTGACCATGTCATCTACCAAGTCGGCGACAGGACACCTGCTGGGCGCTGCTGGTGCGATCGAGGCGATTTTCTCGATCCTTGCGATCCGCGATCAGGTGGCACCGCCAACGATCAACCTGGACAATCCTGCGGTGGAAACCTCGATTGATCTGGCCCCCAACAAAGCCGTGAAGCGTGAGATCAACGTGGCACTGTCCAATTCATTCGGGTTTGGCGGGACCAATGCGAGCGTCTTGTTCGGAAAGGTCTGA
- a CDS encoding DUF421 domain-containing protein, translated as MSDLTEIILRVIIAVATIVALTRIHGLRSFSKMSGFDFAITVATGSVLAGAVTTLSTPLWHFIAALAALFALQIVMAQLRSRNNAVESAMDNTPMLIMENGTPIHENLKRGGMTLSDLYAKLREANAYDLAKVHAVILENTGDVSVLHFSTDRSKLSQEVLEGVRRS; from the coding sequence ATGTCAGACCTAACCGAAATCATTCTGCGGGTGATCATTGCCGTTGCCACGATTGTCGCTCTCACGCGTATCCACGGGCTGCGCAGTTTCTCAAAGATGTCCGGTTTCGACTTTGCGATCACTGTTGCGACGGGTTCTGTCCTCGCGGGCGCGGTCACAACGCTTTCCACCCCGCTCTGGCATTTTATCGCCGCACTCGCAGCACTTTTTGCACTTCAGATTGTCATGGCGCAGCTCCGGTCGCGCAACAATGCCGTTGAAAGCGCGATGGATAACACCCCGATGTTGATTATGGAAAACGGCACCCCGATCCACGAAAACCTGAAACGTGGGGGCATGACCCTTTCGGACCTATATGCCAAGCTGCGCGAAGCAAACGCTTATGATCTTGCCAAAGTACATGCAGTGATACTGGAAAACACCGGCGATGTCAGCGTCTTACACTTCTCAACAGACCGGTCAAAGCTTTCTCAGGAGGTGCTGGAAGGCGTCCGGCGAAGCTAA
- a CDS encoding DNA-packaging protein, with protein MALPYLFDFWALDHQLPPEGAWRTWVVLGGRGAGKTRAGAEWVRSIVEGAKPLDEGACRRVALVGETIDQVREVMVFGDSGIIACSPPDRKPVWEAGRKRLVWPNGAIATVHTAHDPEGLRGPQFDAAWVDELAKWKRGQETWDQLQFALRLGDDPRVCVTTTPRNVDVLKRVLASPSTLQTHAPTQANAAHLASSFLEEVQARYQGTRLGRQELDGVLLADAEGALWTSEALEDGRVDALPAFDRIVVGLDPAASTGSAADECGIVVVGAVTQGPVQDWRAVVLADCTVRGATPSGWAKAAIAAMEQYGADRLVAEVNQGGAMVGEVLRQVDPMVPIKSVHASKGKVARAEPVAALYEQGRVSHVRGLDVLEDQMCRMTARGYEGGGSPDRVDALVWALHELMIEPAAKWRRPAVRSL; from the coding sequence ATGGCGCTCCCTTATCTATTCGATTTCTGGGCGCTGGATCATCAGCTGCCGCCCGAAGGCGCATGGCGGACATGGGTCGTCCTTGGAGGGCGAGGTGCCGGTAAGACCCGCGCAGGTGCCGAATGGGTCCGTTCCATAGTTGAGGGTGCCAAACCATTAGACGAGGGTGCGTGTCGGCGCGTCGCCTTGGTGGGCGAGACTATTGATCAGGTCCGCGAGGTTATGGTGTTCGGTGACAGTGGCATCATTGCCTGTTCTCCCCCTGACAGAAAACCGGTCTGGGAGGCGGGCCGCAAGCGGCTGGTCTGGCCCAATGGCGCGATTGCGACGGTGCATACGGCGCATGATCCCGAAGGTCTGAGGGGGCCGCAGTTCGATGCAGCTTGGGTGGATGAGCTGGCAAAGTGGAAACGCGGGCAGGAAACGTGGGACCAATTGCAGTTTGCGTTGCGGTTGGGGGATGATCCCCGGGTTTGCGTAACAACGACGCCGCGAAACGTGGATGTGTTGAAGCGTGTGCTGGCATCCCCGTCTACGTTACAAACACATGCGCCGACGCAGGCGAACGCGGCCCATCTGGCGTCCTCTTTTTTGGAGGAAGTACAGGCCCGTTATCAAGGGACACGTTTGGGGCGGCAGGAGTTGGACGGCGTGTTGCTGGCGGATGCGGAAGGGGCGCTTTGGACCTCTGAGGCGTTGGAAGACGGGCGTGTTGACGCCTTGCCAGCGTTTGACCGGATCGTCGTGGGGCTTGATCCCGCTGCATCTACCGGATCGGCTGCCGATGAATGCGGTATCGTTGTGGTCGGAGCGGTGACACAAGGCCCGGTCCAGGACTGGCGGGCAGTCGTGCTAGCCGATTGCACCGTGCGGGGGGCGACCCCGTCAGGCTGGGCCAAAGCAGCAATTGCAGCCATGGAGCAGTATGGTGCGGACAGGCTGGTGGCAGAGGTCAATCAAGGCGGGGCTATGGTCGGCGAGGTCTTGCGGCAGGTGGACCCCATGGTGCCAATCAAGTCGGTACATGCATCCAAAGGCAAGGTGGCAAGGGCAGAGCCAGTGGCCGCGCTGTATGAGCAGGGACGCGTGAGCCATGTGCGCGGACTGGATGTGCTGGAGGACCAGATGTGTCGGATGACGGCGCGCGGGTATGAAGGCGGCGGTAGTCCTGACCGTGTGGATGCGCTGGTCTGGGCGCTACACGAGTTAATGATCGAGCCGGCGGCGAAATGGCGGCGTCCTGCAGTGCGGTCGCTCTGA
- the mltG gene encoding endolytic transglycosylase MltG has protein sequence MWRNIASNAVSFLVVALFLLGGIIVWGRAEYTSQGPLDQAICLQVKPGSNMRRVSNDLADQGAVSSAAIFRMGADYEEKTSQLKAGSFLVEPGTSMSEIVETVTKGGASTCGTEVVYRIGVNRVSVQVRELDPATSRFVERAEFNPDEDEVPAIYNDMKAQADTRFRIALAEGVTSWQIVNAMKSMDVLEGEVAEVPAEGSLAPDSYEVRPGDDRAAVVARMEAAQEKRIADAWAARDPDLPIESPEELLTLASIVEKETGVAAERRQVASVFVNRLNQGMRLQTDPTVIYGITKGEGVLGRGLRRSELRAETPWNTYVINGLPPTPIANPGLASLMAAAQPDESDYIFFVADGTGGHAFAVTLAEHNANVAVWRQIEAERAAESEATTGDN, from the coding sequence ATGTGGCGCAACATTGCCTCTAACGCGGTTTCCTTTCTGGTTGTCGCCCTGTTCCTGCTGGGCGGTATAATCGTCTGGGGAAGGGCCGAGTATACATCACAGGGTCCTCTTGATCAGGCGATATGTCTACAGGTGAAGCCTGGATCAAATATGCGTCGTGTATCCAATGACTTGGCGGATCAGGGCGCGGTCAGCTCTGCCGCGATTTTTCGTATGGGTGCGGATTATGAGGAGAAGACCAGCCAGCTGAAAGCAGGCAGCTTTCTGGTGGAGCCTGGCACGTCCATGTCGGAGATCGTCGAGACCGTCACCAAGGGCGGGGCGAGCACTTGCGGCACCGAAGTTGTCTACAGGATCGGTGTGAACCGCGTCTCGGTTCAGGTGCGCGAACTTGATCCTGCGACCAGTCGGTTCGTCGAGAGGGCAGAATTCAATCCAGATGAGGATGAAGTGCCTGCGATTTATAACGATATGAAAGCGCAGGCCGATACCAGATTCCGTATCGCGCTGGCCGAAGGCGTGACCAGTTGGCAGATCGTGAACGCGATGAAGTCGATGGATGTTCTGGAGGGCGAGGTAGCAGAGGTGCCAGCTGAGGGCTCACTGGCCCCTGACAGCTATGAGGTGCGTCCCGGTGATGACCGCGCTGCCGTTGTGGCTCGCATGGAAGCCGCGCAGGAAAAGCGGATTGCAGATGCCTGGGCCGCGCGTGATCCCGACCTGCCTATTGAAAGCCCCGAAGAGCTTCTGACCCTGGCGTCTATTGTGGAGAAAGAAACGGGCGTTGCCGCAGAGCGTCGTCAGGTGGCCAGCGTGTTCGTAAACCGTTTAAACCAAGGCATGCGTCTGCAGACGGACCCGACGGTGATCTACGGGATCACTAAGGGGGAAGGTGTGTTGGGCCGCGGTTTGCGCCGGTCAGAGCTGAGGGCCGAGACACCTTGGAACACCTATGTCATCAATGGCTTGCCGCCAACGCCGATTGCAAATCCCGGTCTTGCAAGTCTGATGGCCGCGGCGCAGCCGGACGAGAGCGACTACATCTTCTTCGTGGCGGATGGCACCGGTGGCCATGCTTTTGCCGTGACACTGGCAGAGCATAATGCCAACGTGGCCGTGTGGCGGCAGATTGAGGCAGAACGCGCGGCTGAAAGTGAAGCAACTACAGGTGATAACTAA
- a CDS encoding HK97 family phage prohead protease, with protein sequence MGYDVNGFSFALKNGEAVSGGIPVLERKFVAIEAVEVVDGGTEISGYASLFGAVDQGGDVVESGAYGASLKAVAAAGRNIKMLWQHDPAQPIGVWDEVREDAKGLFVKGRILDSVEKGREAASLIAAGAIDGLSIGYRTVKATKNTKGQRLLSELELWEVSLVTFPMLPSARVAAKGDFVHVGDILRDMAATFEGARHRMARRELAPE encoded by the coding sequence ATGGGATATGACGTGAACGGCTTCAGCTTTGCGCTGAAGAACGGGGAAGCTGTGTCTGGTGGGATACCGGTGCTGGAGCGCAAGTTCGTGGCTATCGAGGCGGTTGAGGTTGTCGACGGCGGCACCGAAATCAGCGGTTATGCGAGCCTGTTTGGCGCGGTCGATCAGGGCGGCGATGTGGTCGAAAGCGGCGCTTACGGCGCGTCGCTCAAGGCTGTTGCTGCCGCGGGGCGCAACATCAAGATGCTGTGGCAGCACGATCCAGCGCAACCGATCGGCGTATGGGACGAAGTGCGTGAAGACGCGAAGGGGCTATTCGTCAAAGGTCGCATTCTTGACAGTGTCGAGAAGGGGCGTGAGGCGGCGTCGCTTATTGCGGCGGGGGCGATCGATGGTCTGTCCATCGGTTACCGCACGGTGAAAGCAACAAAAAATACCAAGGGCCAGCGGCTCTTGTCGGAACTGGAGCTTTGGGAGGTGTCACTGGTGACCTTTCCGATGCTGCCCAGTGCGCGGGTGGCGGCGAAGGGCGATTTTGTCCACGTCGGTGACATCTTGCGCGACATGGCGGCGACCTTTGAAGGGGCGCGGCACAGGATGGCGCGGCGGGAGCTTGCGCCGGAGTAA
- a CDS encoding phage portal protein, translated as MMFDFLRRGTAAGSVPDAKTAETVFSQKASATGPVVAYQTSGRIAWSPRDAVSLTKTGFCGNPVGFRSVKLIAEAAAALPLVVQDCERRYDAHPVVSLLARPNGAQGRAELLEALYAQILLSGNGYVEAVGDGVPQELHVLRSDRMSVVPGADGWPVAYEYAVGGRKHRFAVGDGKSPVCHFKSFHPQDDHYGFAPMQAAAMAMDVHNAASRWSKALLDNAARPSGAITYKGAEGQAHLSADQYERLVAEMESHHQGARNAGRPMLLEGGLDWKPMGFSPSDMEFQKTKEAAAREIALAYGVPPMLLGIQGDATYANYQEAHRAFYRLTVLPLATRVTATLASWISGFTGDEVDVKPDLDQVPALQAERDAQWQRVASATFLSEAEKRSLLGLPAVAVDE; from the coding sequence CTGATGTTCGATTTTCTGCGACGGGGGACGGCGGCGGGGTCTGTGCCTGATGCAAAAACTGCTGAAACGGTGTTTTCGCAAAAAGCATCGGCTACCGGACCGGTCGTTGCCTATCAGACAAGCGGGCGTATCGCCTGGAGCCCACGTGACGCGGTGAGCCTGACGAAGACCGGCTTTTGCGGCAATCCGGTTGGGTTCCGTTCGGTCAAACTAATTGCGGAGGCGGCGGCGGCTCTCCCACTGGTCGTGCAGGACTGTGAGCGTCGCTATGATGCGCATCCGGTGGTTTCTTTGCTGGCCCGTCCGAATGGCGCACAGGGGCGTGCAGAACTGCTGGAAGCGCTATACGCGCAGATCCTGCTAAGCGGAAACGGATATGTCGAAGCGGTGGGCGATGGCGTACCGCAGGAGCTGCATGTGCTGCGATCGGACCGGATGTCAGTCGTCCCCGGTGCGGATGGCTGGCCGGTGGCGTATGAGTACGCGGTGGGCGGGCGCAAACATCGTTTCGCGGTAGGAGACGGCAAGTCGCCGGTCTGCCACTTCAAAAGCTTCCATCCGCAGGACGACCACTATGGTTTTGCGCCGATGCAGGCGGCGGCGATGGCAATGGACGTGCACAATGCGGCGTCGCGTTGGTCAAAAGCTTTGTTGGACAATGCGGCAAGGCCATCGGGGGCAATCACCTATAAAGGGGCTGAGGGGCAGGCACATCTGAGCGCGGATCAGTACGAGCGACTGGTCGCGGAGATGGAGAGCCATCATCAGGGAGCACGCAATGCAGGGCGGCCGATGCTTCTGGAAGGAGGGCTGGACTGGAAGCCGATGGGTTTCTCGCCCTCGGACATGGAGTTCCAGAAGACCAAGGAAGCCGCAGCGCGGGAAATTGCGCTGGCCTACGGGGTGCCGCCCATGCTGCTGGGTATTCAGGGTGATGCGACTTACGCAAATTATCAGGAGGCGCATCGCGCGTTCTACCGGTTGACGGTCCTGCCGCTGGCGACGCGAGTGACAGCAACGCTAGCCAGCTGGATTTCAGGGTTTACCGGTGACGAGGTCGACGTGAAGCCCGATCTCGATCAGGTTCCTGCCTTGCAGGCGGAGCGTGACGCACAGTGGCAGCGGGTGGCAAGCGCCACGTTCTTGAGCGAGGCGGAAAAGCGCAGTCTGCTGGGATTGCCGGCGGTGGCCGTTGATGAGTGA